In one Nicotiana tomentosiformis chromosome 6, ASM39032v3, whole genome shotgun sequence genomic region, the following are encoded:
- the LOC138894154 gene encoding uncharacterized protein produces the protein MSSYFARYFDTPRDSLVMLFHVSTSVDDSIMDWLSLCHAILDCHAKIMTLAMPNFPRIEWRGSLDYVPRRVISYMKAQWMVGKGCLPYLIFVRDVGVDTPLIESVSVVRDFPDVFPAELSGMPPNKDMDFGINLVSGTQHICIPPYRMTLAELKELKEQLQELFDKGFIMPSVSP, from the coding sequence atgtcatcatactttgctcgttattttGATACGCCacgtgattctttagttatgctTTTTCATGTATCTACGTCGGTGGATGATTCTattatggattggttgtcactatgtcatgctattctggattgtcacgctaagatcatgacattggcgatgccgaaTTTTCCTAGgatagagtggagaggttctctggactatgttcccagaagagtgatttcatatatgaaggcccaatggatggttgggaagggatgtttgcCATATTTGATCttcgtgagggatgttggtgttgataccCCTCTTATTGAGTCTGTTtcggtagtgagggacttcccggatgtgtttcctgcagaatTGTCGGGTATGCCACCTAACAAGGACATGGACTTTGGTATtaacttggtgtcgggcactcagcacatctgtattccaccatatcgtatgacactagcagagttgaaagagttgaaagaacagcttcaggagcTATTTGACAAGGGATTTATCatgcctagtgtgtcgccttga